Proteins encoded by one window of Ascochyta rabiei chromosome 1, complete sequence:
- a CDS encoding Nitrite reductase (NAD(P)H): protein MADTEPAAIITQGLDPKSGTSHSESDSPVHGTWGSKDGNISNSEWNDPEANKLPEKVAELEEKGEINDTPPQERKKVVVVGLGMVGIAFIEKLMKYDVKRREYDIVVIGEEPHLAYNRVGLTSFFQHRQVENLYLNPKEWYSSMPEGSLNYHLNTLVTEIDSANKSVKTSSGETVSYDLLVLATGSDALLPRHTPGHDAEGVFVYRTIDDLQRLIEFSATRKGTAGAVVGGGLLGLEAAHAMMDLENFAQVKLIERNRWVLSRQLDGDAGSMVVEQVRAMGLDVMLSKRVGKILTTEENAVRGVVFEDGEEMDCSCICFAIGIKARDELARKASIKCADRGGGIIVGADLSTSTPGIYAIGECASWENQTFGLIAPGVEMADVLAFNLTRAKAHAPRKFKRPDLSTKLKLLGVEVASFGDFFADRDGPKDMPGRQKPEKKEVDKVKNLTSGPAAPPVKALTYKDPFQQVYKKYLFTMDGKYLLGGMMIGDTKDYIKLVPMVKNQKPLEMPPAELIIGASKSGDDDGSDLTGDTQICSCHNVTKDDVVNSVKDGTCKSIGDVKSCTKAGTGCGGCMPLVQTIFNKTMASMGNEVKNNLCPHFEYSRADLFNIIYVKGLKDFDVVMRECGREPESAGCEACKPAIGSIIASLFNKHLLDVERRGLQETNDRFLANIQRNGTFSVVPRVSGGEITPEKLIIIGTVGKKYNLYTKITGGQRIDMFGARKQDLPDIWQELIDGGMESGHAYAKSLRTVKSCVGTTWCRFGIGDSVGMAVRLEERYKSIRGPHKIKGGVSGCVRECAEAQNKDFGLIATEKGFNIFVGGNGGAKPRHSELLAKDVPPDDVVPILDRYLSFYIRTADKLQRTARWMENLPGGIKYLQEVILEDKLGICADLEKQMEDLVGSFFCEWTEVLKDPKKKAWFQQFANTSENIIDTIEPTQERGQERPSYWPKDSITEDFRGHKWSELSWQPMLKAEELKDAPTGDSKALKRGDTQLAIFKVRGKYYCTQQMCPHKRAFVLSDGLIGDDIKNNKLWVSCPNHKRNFELSGEQAGRCANDESVNIATFPVEERGDGWLYVKLPSVEELDSVLGTEKFKIKKSETEDPFIALDKKLERMKLKGRKGMQVSHLENGLGEKGKASMILAGGERGAGGLDW, encoded by the exons ATGGCGGACACAGAACCAGCTGCAATCATCACACAAGGGCTTGATCCCAAGTCCGGGACATCACACTCGGAATCAGATTCGCCCGTTCATGGCACCTGGGGCTCCAAAGATGGCAACATCTCAAATAGCGAGTGGAACGACCCTGAGGCGAATAAGCTGCCCGAGAAGGTAGCAGAGCTCGAAGAGAAGGGCGAGATCAACGATACACCGCCGCAAGAGAGGAAAAAGGTTGTGGTCGTGGGGTTGGGTATGGTGGGCATCGCGTTCAT CGAGAAACTCATGAAGTACGATGTGAAGCGGAGGGAGTACGACATCGTAGTCATAGGCGAAGAGCCACATCTGGCGTACAACCGCGTAGGATTAACGAGTTTCTTCCAACACAGACAGGTCGAGAACCTGTATTTGAATCCAAAGGAGTGGTACTCGTCCATGCCTGAAGGCTCCTTGAACTACCATCTCAACACTCTCGTTACCGAAATCGACTCTGCGAACAAATCCGTCAAGACATCATCTGGTGAGACGGTATCATACGACCTCCTCGTTCTCGCAACCGGCTCTGATGCCCTGCTCCCTCGACACACACCCGGTCATGATGCAGAAGGTGTGTTTGTCTACCGCACAATCGATGACTTGCAGCGCCTTATCGAGTTCTCTGCAACACGCAAAGGCACAGCAGGCGCCGTCGTTGGCGGTGGCTTGTTGGGTCTCGAAGCTGCACACGCCATGATGGATCTTGAGAATTTTGCCCAGGTCAAGCTCATCGAGCGGAACCGATGGGTGCTCTCACGGCAGCTTGACGGCGATGCAGGGTCCATGGTTGTAGAGCAGGTGCGCGCAATGGGTCTGGACGTCATGCTAAGCAAGAGGGTCGGCAAGATCCTCACTACCGAAGAGAACGCTGTACGCGGTGTTGTGTTCGAGGACGGAGAAGAGATGGACTGCTCCTGCATCTGTTTTGCGATTGGAATCAAGGCTCGTGATGAGCTTGCTCGCAAGGCGTCCATCAAATGCGCGGATCGCGGCGGCGGTATCATCGTTGGTGCCGACCTCTCGACTTCCACGCCAGGCATCTACGCCATCGGTGAATGCGCGAGTTGGGAAAACCAGACATTCGGACTCATCGCACCTGGAGTGGAGATGGCTGATGTCCTCGCCTTCAACCTCACACGAGCCAAAGCGCATGCGCCACGGAAGTTCAAGCGTCCAGACTTGAGCACTAAGCTGAAGCTGCTCGGTGTTGAAGTGGCAAGCTTCGGGGACTTCTTCGCGGACCGTGATGGGCCGAAGGACATGCCTGGACGCCAGAAACCGGAAAAGAAAGAGGTGGATAAGGTCAAGAACCTTACCAGTGGACCTGCTGCGCCACCGGTCAAGGCGCTCACCTACAAAGACCCGTTCCAGCAAGTGTATAAGAAGTATCTGTTTACTATGGACGGAAAGTACCTGCTCGGAGGTATGATGATTGGCGACACAAAGGACTACATCAAGTTGGTGCCGATGGTCAAGAACCAAAAACCACTGGAGATGCCTCCAGCTGAGCTCATCATCGGTGCATCAAAAagcggcgacgacgacggctCGGATCTGACTGGCGACACACAAATCTGCTCCTGCCACAATGTGACGAAAGACGATGTTGTCAACTCGGTGAAGGACGGAACCTGCAAATCCATCGGCGATGTCAAGTCTTGCACAAAGGCTGGTACTGGATGCGGTGGTTGCATGCCCCTTGTGCAGACTATCTTCAACAAGACAATGGCGTCGATGGGTAACGAGGTCAAGAACAATTTGTGTCCACATTTCGAGTACTCGCGCGCTGATCTGTTCAACATCATCTACGTCAAGGGTCTCAAAGATTTCGACGTCGTAATGAGGGAGTGCGGCCGGGAGCCCGAGTCTGCGGGTTGCGAGGCGTGCAAGCCGGCCATTGGATCTATCATCGCTTCGTTGTTCAACAAGCATCTGCTTGATGTTGAAAGGCGAGGTCTACAAGAGACGAACGACAGGTTCCTGGCAAACATCCAGCGCAACGGCACTTTCTCCGTTGTGCCACGGGTTTCTGGCGGAGAGATCACACCCGAGAAACTCATCATCATCGGTACAGTCGGCAAGAAGTACAACCTCTACACCAAGATCACCGGTGGTCAGCGTATCGACATGTTTGGTGCTCGGAAACAGGACCTGCCCGACATCTGGCAGGAGCTGATCGATGGTGGTATGGAGTCTGGACACGCATACGCCAAATCGCTGCGCACAGTCAAATCGTGTGTGGGAACTACATGGTGCCGTTTCGGTATCGGTGACAGTGTTGGCATGGCGGTGCGTCTGGAAGAGCGCTACAAGTCCATTCGCGGACCCCACAAGATCAAGGGCGGCGTTTCAGGTTGTGTACGCGAATGCGCGGAAGCACAGAACAAGGACTTTGGTCTCATCGCGACAGAAAAGGGCTTCAACATCTTCGTTGGCGGAAACGGGGGCGCGAAACCTCGTCACTCGGAGCTTCTTGCCAAGGACGTGCCACCGGATGATGTCGTGCCCATCCTCGACCGCTACCTCTCCTTCTACATTCGCACAGCAGACAAGCTCCAGCGTACAGCGCGCTGGATGGAGAACCTGCCAGGAGGTATCAAGTACCTTCAAGAGGTAATCCTCGAAGACAAGCTCGGGATCTGCGCAGACCTGGAGAAGCAGATGGAAGACCTTGTCGGCTCTTTCTTCTGCGAATGGACCGAAGTCCTCAAAGATCCCAAGAAGAAAGCATGGTTCCAGCAATTCGCGAACACGTCCGAGAACATCATTGACACGATTGAACCCACCCAGGAGCGCGGTCAAGAGCGACCAAGCTACTGGCCCAAGGACAGCATCACAGAGGACTTCCGCGGGCACAAGTGGAGCGAGCTGAGCTGGCAGCCGATGCTCAAGGCCGAAGAGCTCAAGGACGCGCCGACGGGCGACTCGAAAGCGCTGAAGCGCGGCGACACACAGCTAGCCATCTTCAAGGTGCGCGGCAAGTACTACTGCACGCAGCAAATGTGTCCGCACAAGCGGGCCTTTGTGCTCAGCGACGGGCTCATCGGCGACGACATCAAGAACAACAAACTCTGGGTCTCGTGTCCGAACCACAAGCGCAACTTCGAGCTCAGCGGCGAGCAAGCCGGCCGCTGCGCAAACGATGAGTCGGTCAACATTGCCACGTTCCCCGTCGAGGAGCGCGGCGACGGCTGGCTGTACGTCAAGCTGCCCAGCGTCGAGGAGCTCGACAGCGTCCTCGGCACCGAGAAGTTCAAGATCAAGAAGAGCGAGACGGAGGATCCGTTTATTGCGCTCGATAAGAAGCTCGAGCGCATGAAGCTCAAGGGTAGGAAGGGAATGCAGGTTAGCCATCTCGAGAACGGACTCGGTGAGAAGGGGAAAGCTAGCATGATTCTCGCTGGTGGAGAGAGAGGCGCCGGCGGCTTGGACTGGTGA
- a CDS encoding Putative ATP-dependent helicase IRC3 yields the protein MGSNCASGAADITIASIQSITSGDRLRKFDPSRYKLVLVDEAHHIVSPTYLDVLEHFGLRHASDWSRGNVPALVGVSATFSRFDGRKLGAVIDHIVYHRDYVDMIEENWLSDVVFTTVETKADLTRVGSNANGDFQAAALSKVINTTETNELVVKTWSAKAKARCSTLIFCVDLSHVTNLTHKFREYGIDAQFVTGDTPPKIRSARIDAFRNGDFPVLLNCGVFTEGTDIPNIDCVLLARPTKSRNLLVQMIGRGMRLHKGKENCHIIDMVAALSTGVVSTPTLFGLDPGEIVDEADTKRMAELKEKKERKETEKQHQQETTALKQRTLSSKMPGTITFTDYDSVHDLIADTSSDQYIRRLSQYAWVGAGEGNFVLTTNSGNYIMIEPSGTAEGCFKAKYYRRLPRSETIKSPYAAPRVIAEGESFEHVVHAADTYAKDVFEHIWIAKNMPWRRSPASQAQVDFLNKTRPKEDQLKPHDLTKGKAGDMITRIKHGVRGRYARASSKQRVETRTKVRAQTLQEKLQGQVRVGPLSHI from the exons ATGGGCAGCAACTGCGCTTCCGGTGCAGCAGACATAACCATTGCCTCGATACAGAGCATCACCTCTGGCGACAGGTTGCGCAAGTTTGATCCATCACGCTACAAACTGGTGCTTGTCGACGAGGCACATCACATCGTCAGTCCAACCTACCTCGATGTCTTGGAGCACTTTGGTCTGCGCCATGCCTCGGACTGGAGCAGAGGCAATGTGCCCGCTCTCGTCGGCGTGTCTGCAACCTTCTCTCGTTTCGACGGCAGAAAGCTGGGTGCTGTCATCGACCACATCGTTTACCATCG CGACTATGTGGACATGATCGAAGAGAATTGGCTTTCCGATGTCGTCTTCACTACAGTCGAGACCAAGGCTGACCTGACCAGAGTGGGCTCGAACGCGAATGGCGATTTTCAAGCAGCAGCTCTGTCCAAAGTCATAAATACAACAGAGACCAACGAGCTTGTTGTCAAAACCTGGTCAGCGAAGGCGAAAGCTCGCTGCTCAACGCTCATCTTCTGCGTTGACTTGAGTCACGTCACAAACCTAACTCACAAGTTCCGGGAGTATGGCATCGATGCGCAATTCGTGACCGGCGACACACCGCCCAAAATCCGCAGCGCCAGAATAGACGCCTTCCGAAATGGAGACTTCCCCGTGCTTCTCAACTGTGGAGTCTTCACCGAGGGCACTGACATTCCAAACATCGATTGTGTGCTTCTCGCGCGCCCGACAAAATCGCGCAACCTGCTTGTACAGATGATCGGACGAGGCATGCGTTTGCACAAGGGCAAAGAGAATTGTCACATCATCGACATGGTTGCTGCACTAAGTACTGGCGTCGTGTCCACGCCGACGCTGTTCGGTCTCGATCCTGGTGAGATAGTAGATGAAGCAGACACGAAGCGTATGGCTGAATTAAAAGAGAAAAAGGAGAGAAAGGAGACTGAgaagcagcaccagcaggaAACCACCGCACTGAAGCAACGGACTCTTTCAAGCAAGATGCCCGGTACCATCACCTTCACCGACTACGACTCTGTCCATGACCTCATCGCAGACACGTCTAGCGACCAGTACATTCGCAGACTCAGTCAATATGCTTGGGTTGGTGCTGGCGAAGGCAACTTCGTACTCACCACCAACAGCGGCAACTACATCATGATCGAGCCCTCTGGTACGGCGGAAGGTTGCTTCAAAGCCAAATACTACCGGAGGTTGCCTCGAAGTGAGACGATAAAGAGCCCCTATGCTGCTCCCCGAGTGATCGCTGAAGGCGAATCTTTCGAACATGTCGTCCATGCTGCCGACACATACGCCAAGGACGTCTTTGAGCATATCTGGATTGCAAAAAATATGCCATGGCGTAGGAGTCCTGCATCACAAGCCCAAGTTGACTTCCTAAACAAGACACGACCCAAAGAGGACCAGCTGAAGCCGCATGATCTTACCAAAGGTAAAGCAGGCGACATGATCACAAGAATCAAGCACGGGGTGAGAGGGCGATACGCCAGAGCTTCTTCGAAGCAGCGCGTTGAGACTCGAACCAAGGTGCGCGCTCAAACGCTGCAAGAGAAGCTTCAGGGTCAGGTCCGTGTAGGACCTCTTTCACACATCTGA